One genomic window of Pseudochaenichthys georgianus unplaced genomic scaffold, fPseGeo1.2 scaffold_2314_arrow_ctg1, whole genome shotgun sequence includes the following:
- the LOC117442016 gene encoding keratin-associated protein 9-1-like has product MKCYLFTCTEVTCTEVTCTEVTCTEVTCTEFTCTEVTCTEVTCTEVTCAEVTCTEVTCAEVTCAEVTCAEVTCTEVTCTEVTCAEVTCAEVTCAEVTCTEVTCTEVTCTEVTCTEVTCTEVTCTEVTCTEVTCAEVTCAEVTCTEVTCTEVTCTEVTCTEFTCTEVTCTEVTCTEVTCTEVTCTEVTCTEVTCTEVTCTEVTCT; this is encoded by the coding sequence ATGAAGTGTTACCTGTTCACCTGTACAGAGGTCACCTGTACAGAGGTCACCTGTACAGAGGTCACCTGTACAGAGGTCACCTGTACAGAGTTCACCTGTACAGAGGTCACCTGTACAGAGGTCACCTGTACAGAGGTCACCTGTGCAGAGGTCACCTGTACAGAGGTCACCTGTGCAGAGGTCACCTGCGCAGAGGTCACCTGCGCAGAGGTCACCTGCACAGAGGTCACCTGTACAGAGGTCACCTGCGCAGAGGTCACCTGTGCAGAGGTCACCTGCGCAGAGGTCACCTGCACAGAGGTCACCTGCACAGAGGTCACCTGCACAGAGGTCACCTGCACAGAGGTCACCTGTACAGAGGTCACCTGTACAGAGGTCACCTGTACAGAGGTCACCTGCGCAGAGGTCACCTGCGCAGAGGTCACCTGCACAGAGGTCACCTGTACAGAGGTCACCTGTACAGAGGTCACCTGTACAGAGTTCACCTGCACAGAGGTCACCTGCACAGAGGTCACCTGCACAGAGGTCACCTGCACAGAGGTCACCTGTACAGAGGTCACCTGTACAGAGGTCACCTGTACAGAGGTCACCTGCACAGAGGTCACCTGCACATAG